A DNA window from Bacteroides cellulosilyticus contains the following coding sequences:
- a CDS encoding DUF4835 family protein, giving the protein MILLLVVVALKSAAQELNCKFTVNYSQIQGTSTQVFTTLENALMEFINTRRWTQAQYEVNERIRCSMNLTVKEYNEADGRWKCELIVQSTRPVWQSGYQTVVFSFKDTDVAFNYREFDPLQLRDNVIDSNLTAVIAYYAYMIIGLDMDTMAPQGGTEVFRAAEDIVTAAQNLGESGWKAFDSSRNRYALVSDYLEDGMAPLRKLMYGYHRTGMDELSVNVTRARAVITSMLSGLKEAQQNKPMSALPGLFTEIKKDELINLYSRAAMKEKEEICELLSSVNPSLTTEWEKIKQ; this is encoded by the coding sequence ATGATTTTGCTTCTGGTTGTGGTGGCGTTAAAGTCTGCTGCTCAGGAATTGAATTGTAAATTTACGGTGAATTATTCTCAGATACAAGGTACGAGTACACAGGTTTTTACTACGCTTGAAAACGCCTTGATGGAGTTTATCAATACCCGTCGGTGGACGCAGGCGCAGTATGAAGTGAATGAACGGATTCGTTGTTCTATGAACCTGACCGTGAAAGAATATAATGAGGCGGACGGACGTTGGAAGTGTGAGCTGATTGTACAGTCTACACGCCCCGTCTGGCAATCCGGATATCAGACGGTAGTTTTTAGCTTTAAAGATACGGATGTTGCTTTCAACTATCGTGAGTTCGATCCGCTGCAACTGAGGGATAATGTTATTGATAGTAATCTGACGGCAGTAATTGCTTATTATGCTTATATGATTATAGGACTGGACATGGACACGATGGCTCCACAGGGTGGTACGGAGGTTTTTCGGGCAGCCGAAGACATTGTAACGGCCGCACAGAACCTTGGTGAAAGCGGTTGGAAAGCGTTCGATAGCAGTCGGAATCGTTATGCGTTAGTTTCTGATTATCTGGAAGATGGCATGGCGCCTTTGCGCAAACTGATGTATGGATATCATCGTACAGGTATGGATGAACTCTCTGTGAATGTTACCCGTGCCCGCGCTGTAATAACATCTATGCTTAGCGGTCTGAAAGAGGCGCAACAGAATAAGCCTATGTCGGCATTGCCCGGTTTGTTTACTGAAATAAAGAAAGATGAATTGATTAATCTTTATTCCCGTGCTGCAATGAAGGAAAAGGAAGAAATATGTGAACTACTCTCTTCTGTCAACCCTTCGCTGACTACCGAGTGGGAAAAGATAAAACAATAA